A window of Miscanthus floridulus cultivar M001 chromosome 12, ASM1932011v1, whole genome shotgun sequence genomic DNA:
TTCGAAGATTCAATGGAAGTCTAGTATACCAGATTTTCCATATGCTATAAATAGATATAATCACCATTCCAATCAAGCAAAGATCAATACAAGATCCCGGCAAAATCAACCCAATACTACTGTAGAATGGCTATGAAAGTAGTCATTAACATCCTTGTTGTGTGCACTTTTGTATTTATTACCATGTTTAGAACAGGTGAAGCTTTCGATAACTACGATTGTCATGAAGAGAAAGATTTGGTCATGAGCAAATGCATGAAGACCATAAGAAAAGAGGGTAATTACGTACCCCCAGAGGAGAAATGTCGTAAAGCGGTGGCACGTTCTAAGATGGTTTGCGTTTGTCATTTACTCGACCCTAATGATGAGAAGTATGTAGACCCGAAGAAACTTGTTCGTCTTGCAAGGGAATGCAACAAGCCTGTGCCAGTTGGATATAAATGTGGAGGTAAGTTCTTAAATGTATTCATTTCATCATAGCAAAATAAACATTTATGCTACTACGTCTTTATTACTATATATGCAAGAAATGCTCATACTGATTTTATACAATTCTTACTGATGTTTAGGTTGGAACGTTCACCCGCCAAATTAACCGCCGCCACCAGCTGAGGCACATCCATGAGTTATAGCGAAAACATTCATGTAACCCATGGAAGAacaatgaaataataagttttggCAAGTATTTACTTGTTGAGAGTTTGATAAGTGTTCAATTTTTTTTGGCACCAAAAGCAAAAGGAATTTTGGGCATATCTTGAGCCGCTCTAACGATTTGATCTTAAGACCATATAGACTGCATGATGATGAGTTGAATTCCTCCCTAGGGATTATTTCAATGATTTCCTTTGTTATCCTTTTCTTGTCGAAGAAATATGAGGCACAGACCCATATCGTCGCACCAAAACGGTCTTTCACCCTTGGATCATTGTAGATTAATTAGATGTAATGAACCAGGGAAGTCTTCCCCACCCGCCAATGCCAACAATATGATCGAGATGGCAGAAATATTGCTTTCGCAGTTAGTCTCAGGATGTCCAGCCTTGCCGCTTTTAACTATTGGTTGCTTGGTGTCTGGTCTGGAGAGTggagtattttttttatatataaaggaGAGTGGAGTATTGGGCTGAGGTAGTGGGCAAAACAAGAGTCTAGAGATTAAATATATAAATGAGTCATATAAATACACTTGACATACGACAGTTTCAGATTAAAAATTTTTTAGCCTAATTATTATTCTGCAAATCCCGCTCCGTGAACAAGCAAGGCTTAATCTGGAACCCATGCATGCACAAGTTGGACTCTTGCGGTACCTGGGGTTTTGGCTGTACACGCGATGCCTACCTTCGGTACGTGTTCTGGTGCGGTTACATACGCACTATTTGTCTACGTATATAATACGAAGGCCGCCGGGACCTGACTTCTGAGCGACGTACGCGAGCATGTTTCCTTGAAGGCTCTCGTCTGTTGCCCTAGCTAATTTCGCCGCCGCCGATCTCCCATATGCGTGCATCGGTGCATGACATGGCTGGTGACACCAACTCCTCATCTTCAGCTAACCCATCGCTGCTGCCCGCGACGTCGTCGAGATGCCTGACGCACGGCATCACCGCGACGCACGACTACAAGGTGACCAACTTCTCGCTGCTCGTGGGCATCGGCCAGGTCGTTGCCTCGAGCACCTTCAGCGCCGGCGGGTGCGACTGGAGCATCAGGTTCTTCCCCGACGGCTACGACGAGACTCCTGAAGCGGAGGCAGCCTCTTTCACGGCGGTCTACCTATGCCTTGTGGCCGGACCGGCCGGTACCAGGGTCAAGTTCAAATTCACACTGCTCGACGACAAAGGTCGCCGAGTGTCGACGAGGAcagggaagaggaggaagaagagaaaagagaCCGCCGACTTGACGAGAACCGAAACCTCCACCTACGCCCGTGCCGGTGCCATGTGGGGCACGAACACGTTCTTCGACAGATCCCTGCTGGAGGGGCTGCTGCGGGACTCCAACGACAGCTTCACGATCCGGTGCGCCATGTCTGTGATACAAACGCACACGGAGGACGACGCCGTCATCGAGGTCCCGGAGTCGGTCCTCCGCCACGACCTGGCGCGCATGCTCAGGgacggcgccggcgccgacgTGACGTTCGTCGTCGGCGACCGGTTCTTCCGCGCGCACCGCTACGTCCTggccagtggcggagccaggatttataCTCAGGGGGGGCCGGCCGTCAGGAATTATACTTAGGGGGGCCGGCTCGATCTTTTTTattgcgataattttattatctagttgtgttttgtataATTATATTATatagaagatattaataggtatatatgacaagaattttatataatctctcttttaatataaataaaaaatattaagtcatACTACTATTTTTTGTTGTTGTGAAACATTgggggggccatggcccctgccagccccccTTGGCTCCGCCAGTGGTCCTGGCCGCCCGCTCCATGGTGTTCAAGGCGCAGCTCTTCGGCGCCATGAAGGAGGCCCAGCAGGGCGGGGACGTCGCGCGGTGCGTCATCAAGGTGGACGAGATGGATCCCGCTGCCTTCGCGGGGCTCCTCCACTACATCTACACGGACTCGCTCGCCGACGACTGCACCGCGGGCAGGGTCGTGGCGGCGCAGCACCTGCTCGTGGCCGCGGACCGCTACGGGCTCGACAGGCTGAGGATGCTGTGCGAGGCGAGGCTGTGCGGCTGGATCGACGTGCAGTCGGTGGCGACCACCTTGGCGTTGGCCGAGCGGCACCAGTGCGTCAAGCTCAGAGAAGCTTGCCTGAGGTTCCTGTCCTGGCCGGACATGCTTCGCGCTGCCATGAAAACGGAGGGGTTCGGCCATCTCATTGCGAGCTACCCTTCGGTTGCCAGCGATATCTTGGACAAGGTCGTCTCGGCAAGAGTTGATGATCATTGATCAGTAGCCTCGCTTGTTCGTTGGTGTACGTTTTGGAAGGTGTGCTGATGAGTCTTATTTAAAATCTGCTGTCGGTTGAACTGATTTCATCATATAAGAAAGTACAATAATAAGTACAATAATAAGCTTATAGCCAAACAAATGACGTAGAgcagagaagagaggaggcatGCAAGCAACAAGCTAGGCACGGATACATATGTAGTTGTGGGCCCATACTTGAAGTGAATGTGAGGAGGAGAATCAAAGAGAAGGTGGGACATAGGTAAAAGTAACAATAAAAAAGATTGTTATAGACAAATAAAAGACCACTATTGTACAACTTGGTTAATAGCCAAACACTTGGCTCTATTTTTGGCCTTGCTCTAAGGGCGCCCTCAATGGCATAGCCAATCGTCTGCTGATGTGGTTCAAGATATGATAGAAACCAGAAAAAGCTTTGAACGTCGGAGCAGAGAGCAGAGAGTGAGCGTCTTGGGAGAAGTGTGAGACCAGCGCTTGAGACCTCGCTAGCGCAATTGATTTTACAATTCTCTCTCCTGTCTAACCAATAACATATGAGCACCGCTAGCGATTTCGATAGCCGTTGGAGCCGCCCTAAGGGCAGACTCAATGTTAAAAACCACATATGGTTTCTACGTCTATTAATTTATATTGACACTACATATAAAGAAACTATGTTCCTAATGGATAGTTTTTACATAATAATCTTTTATCCAACCACATGTCTTTTTTCTCCCTCATCTGACTATCACATCTCATTATGTCTTGATTCCTGTATAGACATAGTTTCTTATTAAGAAACCATTTTCTTCTCTCTCCTCGTTAATTcgcttgccacatcagcaaaatgctTAGGTGGCAGAGTAATTAATGCATATAGAAACTATGATGGTTTCTGCATTGTGAGTGACCTAAGTATTTCTATTGGATGAGTATAATATGTCGGTGCAGTGCAATCAACAACTGCATGCAACATGACTCATTTGAAAAAAAGAATTTGTAATCCAAGCTTTGGTACTATAACGATATAACACTATAGGAAGTTTTTGAAGGATCTAGACAAATTCGTGACAGTTATTGATTTTCTGAATTCGTGACAATTGTATAGAAAAATTGATTTAGTGTGTGTAGTATGCTTGCTTGTTCGCCGACGCTTGCCCTTGCTGCACGGTAGCATTGCACCAGGAAAAAAAAATCCTTTTTCACTCCATTACTATCATTGTAATCCAGTTTTTCTCTTTATCAAACTCTATAGAGCCGGACATCTTAATGCCCTCCTCCCCACACACTACTCTCAAAACCATTTGAATTATATTTCATGGTAGAAGTGGTTGGCAAGGTAGTTTCTTCATTTTTGTAAACCACAAAAATGTCTCTAAGCTTTTGAAAACCCGAGAAAAAATTTAGAGATATATTTGGGGCATgagaaaccaaaaaaaaattagagatCATGAAAATATCTCTACAAACCTCCAAGCTCTAAGAAAATGGATAAAAACATCCAAACAATCTATAAAATTCCCTAAACATTGCAATCAATATCTAAGTACATTTTAAAAACTTTCCTCAACAAAAACACAACATCTAAACAACATGAATGCATTTCACATTATTGTATTTTCCATTCATGTtggttgcatctcatatttttgttGAATAAAGTTTTTAAGACATGTTTAGACATTGATTAGTATGTCCTCATAATTTTCTAGTTTCCTagatattttttttctattttcctagAGCTAATTCAGAATTGTAGAAGCTTTTAGAGATATTTTCATGAGATCTAATTATCTTATTTGGATTTCACGTATCCCAATCCATATCTAGAAGTTTTTTTTTAGAACTTAGAAGCTTAGATACATTTTTCGTGGTTTAAAAGCATTGTAAGAGATTTATCGAATGTTTTTTAACTAAAAAATAAATCCATCTTGAAAACCAATTCTAACTAGGGCAGAGAGGTAATCTAAAGGTTTTTTTAGAGTCTAGAGAGTAAGATGTATGTCTTTGAGGATCCAAAGGAAAACTAGACTTTGGTGGTTGAAAATGTACAAATAGGGTCGAGCGAAAAAGCTCATGGCTAGCTAGCTAGTTCAACTCAGTTCGGCTTgtctttttttttagtttttgtaACAAGCCAAAAAATGGCATTTTAGCTCTTTAAGTTAATGAGTAAGTTTGAGCGAGCTTGCAAGTCAGCTCAGGAGCTAAATGGGCCAAATATTTCTTCGTAATCCAACAACTTAAATCGGCACCAATTACTCTTCATGTCACACTATACGCATGAGATTGAAGCTTTATAACCTATGTGGTTATATGCGCTATTGTGTACCTCTTTTACTTTGTGTTTGCATGGAACTAATTATATattactccatccattccaaattataagtcgttttaactTTTTTAAGATACACTATTTtgatatgcacttagatatacactgtgTCCAGATGCATAGTTAAAACAATAAATCTGAacaagccaaaacgtcttataatttagaacagagagaATAATGATTATTGATTATTTTATTGATTGcagatttttttaatatatataagttGAGCCGCTATCCTAACGAGCTATATTGAATAGAGCCATAATAAGGAGCCAAACAGCCCTAAAGTACAAATGATTTTTTTCCTGTCGCAACTCACACCACACACGCAGGCCAACGGCCCTCGCGCTGTGGCCGTTTCGTGATAGCAGCCTTGGGCCTCCACCGCTACCATACTCGGCTGGGCCGAATTTCATTGGTCCACGAAATTTTAGCCCCAGGCACGCACGACGCACGCGGGCGCGGCACGCTACCCCTGCCGGCCTGCCCCACCCCACCCGAGCCGACGGCCGACGCAGCCACGCAGGCAAGAGCAAAGAGAAGAGGCACGCGGGGCCGCCGCGGGGCTTTGGTGTCGTGCACTCGGGGCCACGGGGGGCAGTGGGCACTCGACTCGTGCGCAGGGGGTTTTCTTCCGCGAGCTTCTCCCCCCGACTCCGGCCGGCCCGCCGCCGCAGGCATCGTGTCGTGCGTGTTGAAGCGAACGCCTCCCGACCCCGGGGGGATAGATTAGACTCTGTTCCAGTCCCCGATGATATCCCAGGTCTGGGCTGCCCGATCTCTCCCCCGATCCCCAACGAAGCTCCATCAGCCACGGCTTCCGTCAGCGGCGCCCTAGCCGGCCGCCTTGCGCTCCGTCGCCAATCCGCCGCGCCACGGGCCGATTCGCCGTTCCTCCGGCCATCGAGCGCGGGCGGATAGGCAATCGCGGCCCTGAGACGCCCTCATGGACGCCAGATCGGTCACggggcctccgccgccgcctctcccCGCCGGCGCCTTGGCTGATCGCCGCGATCCTTCGGCGTTCCCGGACGGCTGCTTCCGCCTGCCCAAGACCTCGTCTACGAGCCTGACCAAATCCTTCACGGCGGTGCACGACTTCAGGGTGACCGACTACTCGCTGCTGGAGGGCATGGGGTTCGGCAGGTACGTCAGCTCCAGCACCTTCTCCGTCGGCGGCCGCGACTGGGCAGTCCGATTCTATCCGGACGGCGCCACGGCGGGCTTGCTCGGCGACGTCTCGGCCTTCCTGTACTACTACAGCCGGGACCGGGACGCGCCCGGCGTCAGGGCGCGGTTCACCCTCAATCTGCTCGAGAGGGACGGGAAGATGCCCCCGGTCACCAACCCCTACATGAAGCACACCTTCTCTCTGGCCAGCGACAACTGGGgcttcaccaagttcatggaGAAGTCCAGGCTGCAGCAGGGCTCGCCGTACCTCGACAGAGACTGCCTCACGATCAGGTGCGTGCTGACGGTGGTGATCGACTCTCGCACCGTGGACAACGAGACGAACTCTGTCGTCGTCCCGCCATCCAACCTGCACCATGACTTTGGGGAGATGCTGAGCGATGGCGAAGGTGCAGACGTCACATTCACTGTGGATGGACAGTTGTTCCGTGCCCACAGATGTGTGCTGGCTGTCCGCTCTCCGGTGTTTAGAGCGGAGCTCTTTGGTCCAATGAAGGAAAAAGCTGAAAATCTCATCAAAATCGATGACATGGAGCCAGCAATCTTCGAGGCTCTGCTTCACTTCATCTACACAGATCGTCTGTCTGATAGCTGCAGTGATGGCCGGAATGCGGCGATGCAGCACTTGCTCGTTGCCGCGGACCGGTATGGAGTGGAGAGGCTAAGGTTGTTGTGTGAAAGTAAGCTCAGCGAAGCCATTGATGTGGAAACAGTGGCGACGACGCTAGCTTTAGCAGAGCAGCACAACTGCTCGCAGCTGCAACGAGCCTGCATTGGGTTCATGGCCTCGCCGAACATGCTTGGCCCAATCATGGAAACCGATGGATTCAATCATCTCATTGCAAGCTGTCCATTGGTTATGAAGGAGATTCTAGACCAGGTCTCCTGCATTTGGAGTGGTAAGCAGTGCCGGTGACAAGTGAGTNNNNNNNNNNNNNNNNNNNNNNNNNNNNNNNNNNNNNNNNNNNNNNNNNNNNNNNNNNNNNNNNNNNNNNNNNNNNNNNNNNNNNNNNNNNNNNNNNNNNtcgacgaccctaacttattactaatatcagtggggcatgaggtagaatcatgcaggccataatacaataataagatcatggggctaacacatctttcaacctatcgctacttcaacggtctcctgatgtgaactgttcgtgaaagcgctcgatatcggctaaaatagccaattcaggcatagcgcacagttaaggtcatgtcatCTTAGGAACAGAtataccaaataacgatccctactccacggagctaatagtggggtgtgaggcagaatcacataggccatgataacgagccatggaacaattttcgctagccaatagatctactcaagatcggacatgccttaaccgcacgctatgcacgatcaagattgacataaaacagccgataaaacataactcatcatttaaagtgcagattagatcagtttagattaacaaacaatgtgttaaaaaggatataagtccgatctaaatcaatcccaatcgggcgaagtgatattgctgtaattaaataaataatagaagcaataagcaatatcgataacttaatgaatctatccgaaggaacgccacccatagatagagccaataacttgaccttaatctagttcgagaagtagaggtcgaccggatcgatgtagccttacttgaactagacaagagtcgataactaacttataccagagttgtagtggaggtcgaccggatcgatgcagccatatgaacagaggtataagccatgacgatacttatagacaagcagtgaaggtcgaccggatcgatgcagc
This region includes:
- the LOC136496145 gene encoding BTB/POZ and MATH domain-containing protein 2-like, with amino-acid sequence MAGDTNSSSSANPSLLPATSSRCLTHGITATHDYKVTNFSLLVGIGQVVASSTFSAGGCDWSIRFFPDGYDETPEAEAASFTAVYLCLVAGPAGTRVKFKFTLLDDKGRRVSTRTGKRRKKRKETADLTRTETSTYARAGAMWGTNTFFDRSLLEGLLRDSNDSFTIRCAMSVIQTHTEDDAVIEVPESVLRHDLARMLRDGAGADVTFVVGDRFFRAHRYVLAMVLAARSMVFKAQLFGAMKEAQQGGDVARCVIKVDEMDPAAFAGLLHYIYTDSLADDCTAGRVVAAQHLLVAADRYGLDRLRMLCEARLCGWIDVQSVATTLALAERHQCVKLREACLRFLSWPDMLRAAMKTEGFGHLIASYPSVASDILDKVVSARVDDH
- the LOC136497730 gene encoding BTB/POZ and MATH domain-containing protein 2-like, with the protein product MDARSVTGPPPPPLPAGALADRRDPSAFPDGCFRLPKTSSTSLTKSFTAVHDFRVTDYSLLEGMGFGRYVSSSTFSVGGRDWAVRFYPDGATAGLLGDVSAFLYYYSRDRDAPGVRARFTLNLLERDGKMPPVTNPYMKHTFSLASDNWGFTKFMEKSRLQQGSPYLDRDCLTIRCVLTVVIDSRTVDNETNSVVVPPSNLHHDFGEMLSDGEGADVTFTVDGQLFRAHRCVLAVRSPVFRAELFGPMKEKAENLIKIDDMEPAIFEALLHFIYTDRLSDSCSDGRNAAMQHLLVAADRYGVERLRLLCESKLSEAIDVETVATTLALAEQHNCSQLQRACIGFMASPNMLGPIMETDGFNHLIASCPLVMKEILDQVSCIWSGKQCR